Proteins from a genomic interval of Salinivibrio kushneri:
- a CDS encoding UPF0149 family protein: MTDTRLPAYATTADTLRADSLAVTPAEMHGLIAGMLSGGLELEDGSWLTMLYDYTHQGMGWPTESKTLAMQSYHQLKAQLTGSDLDLDIYVPDDEQSGVVARAEALVEWINAFLAGVGLIGTKGRTLSKDVTEALGDLKDVAQLGVDEDGDMQEQAELLEQVVEHVRVCSMVVHAELGARPDSDDTPKTLH; encoded by the coding sequence GTGACTGATACCCGTTTACCCGCTTATGCGACAACAGCAGACACACTGAGGGCTGATAGTTTGGCGGTAACGCCTGCAGAAATGCACGGTTTAATCGCTGGCATGCTCAGTGGCGGGCTAGAGCTGGAAGATGGTAGCTGGCTAACCATGCTTTATGATTACACCCATCAAGGGATGGGGTGGCCAACAGAGTCTAAGACACTTGCCATGCAAAGCTATCACCAGCTAAAAGCGCAGCTTACCGGCAGTGATCTTGATTTAGATATTTATGTCCCTGACGACGAACAATCCGGTGTCGTGGCTCGAGCCGAAGCACTGGTGGAGTGGATCAACGCGTTTTTAGCCGGTGTGGGATTGATCGGAACTAAAGGTCGCACCTTATCTAAGGATGTGACAGAAGCGTTGGGCGATCTTAAAGACGTGGCGCAGCTGGGTGTCGATGAAGATGGCGACATGCAAGAGCAAGCAGAGTTGCTTGAGCAGGTTGTCGAGCATGTGCGCGTGTGCAGCATGGTGGTGCATGCCGAACTTGGGGCGCGTCCGGACAGTGACGATACGCCTAAAACATTGCATTAA
- the ubiH gene encoding 2-octaprenyl-6-methoxyphenyl hydroxylase, whose protein sequence is MKAYDIVIAGGAMAGATAALALDTLSGGTLRIAVVEAMVPDHREHPGYDARSIALAQGSCAAFASLGLWESLAPFGTPIQHIHVSDRGHAGQTHIDAQSQGVAYLGQVIELADAGAVLHQKLQHREAIDVFCPDAVMAIERTPAAVTVRLKQGQSLTASLLIAADGGRSSCCQQLNIPRQQHDFGQVAVIANVSTALPHQGHAFERFTQTGPVALLPMSQGRCSLVWCMTAEQAQGLMQVSDDAFLHRLQQVFGWRLGKLLHVGERHAYPLTLNQVVRPVSHRVAVVGNAAQSLHPIAGQGFNLGLRDVMTLAHTLTEAASRGDDIGAMPTLMAYAKQRTPDRDATVALTSGLVHLFSNDSPLLAGARNAGLGLMSALESIKQPLVQRTIGWVEPR, encoded by the coding sequence ATGAAAGCCTATGACATAGTGATCGCAGGCGGCGCAATGGCCGGGGCGACTGCCGCACTGGCCTTAGACACATTGAGTGGCGGCACACTGCGTATTGCCGTGGTCGAGGCGATGGTGCCCGATCATCGCGAGCACCCAGGTTACGATGCACGCAGTATCGCATTAGCACAAGGCAGTTGTGCAGCCTTTGCGAGCTTAGGGCTTTGGGAGTCACTCGCCCCCTTTGGCACGCCGATTCAGCATATTCATGTGTCTGATCGTGGCCACGCCGGACAAACCCATATTGACGCACAGTCGCAGGGTGTGGCTTATCTTGGTCAAGTTATCGAGTTGGCGGATGCCGGAGCGGTGCTTCACCAAAAGTTGCAACACCGCGAGGCGATCGATGTGTTTTGCCCGGATGCCGTGATGGCGATTGAGCGAACGCCGGCGGCGGTAACGGTGCGATTAAAGCAGGGACAATCTCTGACTGCTTCGCTACTCATTGCGGCTGACGGTGGGCGCTCGTCTTGTTGCCAGCAGCTTAATATTCCGCGTCAGCAACACGATTTTGGTCAGGTGGCAGTGATTGCCAATGTATCAACCGCACTGCCTCATCAAGGCCACGCCTTTGAACGCTTTACTCAAACCGGCCCTGTGGCGCTGTTACCCATGTCGCAAGGGCGTTGCTCGTTGGTGTGGTGTATGACAGCCGAGCAAGCACAAGGGCTGATGCAAGTGAGTGATGATGCGTTTCTTCATCGCCTGCAGCAGGTGTTTGGCTGGCGTTTAGGCAAGTTGCTGCACGTTGGAGAGCGTCATGCGTATCCATTGACGCTTAACCAAGTGGTTCGCCCGGTGAGTCATCGTGTGGCCGTGGTGGGGAATGCGGCACAAAGCCTACACCCGATTGCCGGACAAGGCTTTAACCTTGGTTTGCGAGATGTGATGACGTTGGCTCACACGCTGACGGAGGCGGCATCGCGTGGTGATGATATCGGTGCGATGCCAACATTGATGGCGTACGCCAAACAACGAACACCAGACCGAGATGCCACAGTGGCATTGACATCAGGGTTGGTTCACCTCTTTTCCAATGATAGCCCGCTTCTGGCGGGGGCACGTAATGCCGGGTTAGGATTAATGTCAGCATTAGAGAGTATAAAACAACCGCTTGTGCAACGCACCATAGGATGGGTAGAACCGAGATGA
- a CDS encoding FAD-dependent 2-octaprenylphenol hydroxylase has product MKMINADVAIVGGGMVGLTLAASLADTDLRVVVIEGKAPETTLNDVPENRVSALSRASENILRTLDVWPGIASRRAASYQQMRVWEKDSFADIHFDAQAFGQQNLGHIVENRVIQLALLDKVQTQDNVTVLMPAQCQSMLQGESETWLQLESGDGVTAKLVVGADGARSWVREQADFPLVQRDYGHHAVVATVRTVEPHQGVARQVFTPDGPLAFLPLSDPHLCSIVWSVPPEQATDYVAMDSASFNRALTAAFDVQLGLCEVIGPRASYPLTMRYAQHFAAQRLALVGDAAHTIHPLAGQGVNLGMLDAAALAQTLTSLADKGKDIGHYAGLRQYERWRKAEAVQMIAAMQGFRSLFAGDNPMKKLVRGVGMRAVNHLPGAKQPFMARALGLEGNLPDLAKPTTRTTTF; this is encoded by the coding sequence ATGAAAATGATCAATGCCGATGTGGCCATTGTCGGTGGCGGCATGGTGGGGCTCACACTTGCCGCCTCCCTAGCCGACACGGATTTGCGGGTGGTGGTGATAGAAGGTAAAGCGCCGGAAACGACCTTAAACGACGTACCAGAGAACCGTGTCTCTGCCTTGAGCCGAGCGAGTGAAAACATACTGCGCACCCTGGATGTCTGGCCGGGCATCGCCTCACGGCGTGCGGCCAGTTACCAACAGATGCGGGTGTGGGAGAAAGACAGTTTTGCCGACATCCATTTTGATGCGCAGGCGTTTGGCCAGCAAAACCTCGGCCATATTGTTGAAAACCGTGTGATCCAGTTGGCTTTGCTCGATAAAGTGCAAACGCAGGACAATGTGACTGTGTTGATGCCGGCGCAATGCCAATCCATGCTGCAAGGAGAGAGCGAAACCTGGTTACAACTCGAGTCTGGGGACGGCGTGACGGCGAAACTGGTCGTGGGGGCTGATGGGGCGAGATCCTGGGTGCGTGAGCAAGCCGACTTCCCCTTGGTACAGCGTGACTATGGTCATCATGCAGTGGTGGCGACGGTGCGCACGGTGGAGCCGCATCAGGGCGTTGCACGACAAGTATTTACACCGGACGGCCCCCTTGCTTTCTTGCCACTTTCAGATCCGCATTTATGTTCAATTGTTTGGTCTGTTCCCCCAGAACAAGCGACGGATTACGTCGCGATGGACTCAGCGTCCTTTAACCGTGCCTTAACCGCTGCGTTTGATGTGCAACTCGGCCTATGTGAGGTAATAGGCCCACGCGCCAGTTACCCGCTTACCATGCGTTATGCCCAACACTTTGCGGCGCAGCGCCTGGCTCTGGTCGGTGATGCGGCGCACACTATCCATCCTCTGGCTGGGCAAGGGGTGAATCTGGGGATGCTCGACGCGGCCGCTTTGGCGCAAACACTGACGTCACTCGCCGACAAAGGGAAAGATATTGGCCATTACGCCGGCTTACGCCAGTATGAGCGTTGGCGTAAAGCGGAAGCGGTGCAGATGATTGCGGCGATGCAAGGGTTCCGCAGCTTGTTCGCAGGCGATAATCCGATGAAAAAGCTCGTCCGTGGCGTGGGCATGCGTGCGGTCAATCATTTGCCCGGCGCCAAGCAGCCGTTTATGGCGCGGGCGTTAGGGTTGGAGGGGAACCTGCCTGATCTGGCAAAGCCTACGACGCGCACGACCACTTTTTGA
- the gcvH gene encoding glycine cleavage system protein GcvH, which translates to MPSELKFTATHEWVRPEGEGLFTIGISDHAQALLGDMVFIDLPDEDDTFDAGDDCAVAESVKAASDIYAPISGQVVAVNEELDSAPELVNSDPYGDGWLFQIQATDESEIDSLLDAQSYEETLGDQDAD; encoded by the coding sequence ATCCCATCTGAATTAAAATTTACCGCTACACACGAATGGGTTCGCCCTGAAGGGGAAGGCCTATTTACCATTGGCATTTCTGATCACGCCCAGGCCCTACTGGGGGATATGGTGTTTATCGATTTGCCTGATGAAGATGACACTTTTGATGCGGGTGACGATTGCGCGGTTGCAGAGTCGGTAAAGGCGGCGTCGGATATCTATGCGCCCATTTCTGGTCAAGTCGTGGCCGTCAATGAAGAGTTAGATAGCGCCCCTGAACTGGTTAACAGCGACCCATACGGCGATGGTTGGTTGTTCCAGATTCAAGCGACAGATGAGTCTGAAATCGATAGCCTGCTCGATGCGCAAAGCTATGAAGAAACGTTAGGCGATCAAGACGCAGACTAA
- a CDS encoding DUF1107 domain-containing protein, giving the protein MRVFNRYSPKLVAKHVTRLFSGRVYIAGRGRFDFDNGWLKAPDHATICHYRTVKEVNGLIRDVYQDGLREPEKSGSLPTAY; this is encoded by the coding sequence ATGCGCGTTTTTAATCGCTATTCCCCCAAGCTTGTCGCCAAACATGTCACACGATTATTCTCGGGTCGCGTCTATATTGCAGGAAGAGGCCGATTTGATTTTGATAATGGTTGGTTAAAAGCACCGGATCACGCCACCATCTGTCACTACCGAACCGTGAAGGAAGTTAACGGGTTGATTCGAGATGTGTATCAGGACGGGCTTCGAGAGCCAGAAAAATCGGGCTCATTGCCGACCGCTTACTGA
- a CDS encoding GNAT family N-acetyltransferase: protein MNIVSLSILNPAYVAQRVSETFTHSEGADTGEVIHHLIDKLLGETPREDCHGWGMLDGEQLVGAVFFSRLTYPHTDKVALLSPMAIYPDYQRQGHGKALINAGLEQLRTLGYQAVVTYGDPAFYTQLGFHPADHIEVVPPHTLSYPHGWLAQSLIDSDLPALGAKPCCVDAFNQADLW from the coding sequence ATGAACATCGTCTCTCTGTCGATCCTTAATCCTGCTTACGTTGCTCAACGGGTCAGTGAAACGTTCACGCACAGTGAGGGGGCCGACACCGGCGAAGTTATTCATCACTTAATCGATAAGCTGCTCGGTGAAACGCCTCGTGAAGACTGCCATGGTTGGGGGATGCTTGACGGTGAGCAGTTAGTGGGGGCTGTCTTTTTCTCACGATTGACCTACCCACATACGGACAAGGTTGCACTGCTCTCTCCGATGGCTATCTACCCTGATTATCAGCGCCAAGGACATGGAAAAGCATTAATCAACGCTGGGCTCGAACAGCTACGTACATTGGGTTATCAAGCGGTGGTGACCTATGGCGACCCCGCTTTCTACACTCAGCTTGGGTTTCATCCAGCCGACCATATCGAGGTGGTGCCACCCCATACATTAAGCTACCCACACGGTTGGCTGGCGCAATCGCTGATTGATAGCGACTTACCGGCATTAGGCGCGAAACCGTGCTGCGTCGATGCTTTCAACCAAGCGGATTTATGGTAA
- a CDS encoding LysR family transcriptional regulator, whose amino-acid sequence MAQKYWRKYDLNLLVTFVTLMETRSVTGAAERLSLGQSAMSHSLARLRTMLDDPLFERRGHQMVPTARALDIAPKIEALLDTLATDVLTPPAFEPALFDGQIRLGLTDYAELIFAPALFDTLNQQLPLAQLSLRPVDRRHCLDAIKNDDVDAVIGVIPENSDILDSQVLYREQHVCLFDPQSTGLDAPISVADFVATPHALVSTYGQLSSPIDARLEALGYHRQVVMGSQRFLTVRQLLKGRQLLCTVPELMARLDTFNDANHLAFSPPPIDVPGFDIGLAWRHQASGHPKMQWLIGQITTIVDKRVASLKALSTQPHAQEET is encoded by the coding sequence ATGGCGCAAAAATACTGGCGGAAATACGATCTCAACTTGTTGGTGACCTTTGTCACTTTAATGGAAACCCGCAGTGTGACTGGGGCTGCAGAGCGCCTATCTCTGGGTCAATCAGCCATGAGCCACAGCTTGGCGCGTCTGCGTACGATGCTAGACGATCCCCTTTTTGAGCGGCGCGGACACCAAATGGTGCCCACCGCCCGCGCGCTCGATATCGCCCCTAAAATTGAGGCGCTACTCGACACACTCGCCACGGACGTGCTGACTCCGCCCGCTTTTGAACCTGCCCTTTTTGATGGTCAGATCCGCCTTGGACTCACCGACTACGCGGAGCTTATCTTCGCGCCGGCGTTGTTCGATACCCTCAACCAACAACTTCCTTTAGCACAACTTAGCTTACGGCCAGTCGATCGTCGCCACTGTCTGGATGCGATTAAAAATGATGATGTCGACGCGGTGATCGGCGTGATCCCGGAAAACAGCGATATTCTCGACAGCCAGGTATTATATCGCGAACAACACGTGTGTCTGTTTGACCCTCAAAGTACAGGACTGGATGCCCCCATCAGCGTGGCCGATTTTGTCGCCACGCCGCACGCCTTGGTGAGCACTTACGGCCAGCTTTCTAGCCCGATAGATGCGCGTTTAGAAGCGCTAGGCTATCATCGACAAGTGGTGATGGGATCGCAGCGCTTTTTAACCGTAAGGCAATTGCTAAAAGGGCGACAACTGCTGTGTACCGTACCAGAGCTTATGGCGCGACTTGATACCTTTAACGATGCTAACCATCTGGCATTTAGCCCACCTCCTATTGATGTCCCAGGGTTTGATATTGGCTTGGCATGGCGACATCAAGCCAGCGGTCACCCCAAAATGCAGTGGCTCATTGGCCAAATAACCACCATTGTCGATAAGCGCGTCGCTTCCCTGAAAGCGTTATCTACCCAGCCTCACGCGCAAGAGGAAACCTAA
- a CDS encoding aminoacyl-tRNA deacylase, translated as MHTDPNWQTPVTAALDSADIRYQILWQSRATQSIEDTAAQRGIDPAQMLKTMVLRDMGGCYAVACVPGDQQVSPPKVRQLLGCRRMTLASAQQVQSTTGYARGTVAPLGLSPDLALVFDEQIWRYETVTISSGDPHAGLWVRVKDLLVLCQPLRGDICRVQDG; from the coding sequence GTGCACACGGATCCCAATTGGCAAACACCCGTGACTGCCGCACTCGATAGCGCCGATATTCGCTACCAAATACTGTGGCAGTCACGCGCAACCCAATCGATTGAAGACACCGCTGCACAACGGGGGATTGATCCTGCTCAGATGCTTAAAACCATGGTGTTGCGCGATATGGGCGGGTGTTATGCGGTGGCCTGCGTACCAGGCGACCAACAAGTGAGCCCGCCCAAAGTCCGCCAGCTGCTGGGATGCCGACGAATGACGCTTGCCAGTGCACAACAAGTGCAAAGCACAACCGGCTACGCGCGTGGCACTGTCGCGCCATTGGGACTGTCACCGGATCTGGCGTTGGTGTTTGATGAGCAGATCTGGCGCTATGAAACGGTCACCATTAGCAGCGGTGATCCTCACGCCGGATTATGGGTGAGAGTGAAAGATCTTCTCGTACTTTGCCAGCCTCTGCGCGGCGACATATGCCGCGTTCAAGACGGTTAG
- the ygfZ gene encoding tRNA-modifying protein YgfZ — protein MSEWYQTVAFEPADTHPSDPQPELAIVALDNWAITKVSGDDTKSYLQGQLTCDIASLAEDKSTLAAHCDPKGKIWSVLRFFHYQDGLAMVQPASIEATQVQEVKKYAIFSKIAFEKVDAVLLGVIGTQADKWVADHFGPQGDVRQGQAGTAVYIEPHRWLLVVDAANATALINQASATLLTHEYWDKWDIDAALPRIEQATSGEFIPQSLNLQALDAISFTKGCYTGQETVARAKYRGMNKRAMYKLSGQAEHTPVAGDKIERAVGDNWRSGGTVIAGYRDVNGNASVLAVLPNNLDDDTAFRLAESPSHAWHHEPLPYSLDDDD, from the coding sequence ATGAGCGAATGGTATCAAACCGTGGCCTTTGAGCCTGCGGATACACACCCCAGTGACCCACAGCCTGAACTGGCGATAGTTGCTCTTGATAACTGGGCAATCACTAAAGTGAGCGGCGACGATACAAAAAGCTACTTACAAGGTCAGCTCACTTGCGACATTGCCAGCCTTGCAGAGGATAAATCGACCCTTGCCGCTCATTGCGATCCAAAAGGCAAAATCTGGTCGGTGCTGCGTTTTTTCCATTACCAAGACGGGCTCGCCATGGTGCAACCGGCCTCGATTGAAGCCACCCAAGTTCAAGAGGTGAAAAAGTACGCCATCTTTTCAAAGATTGCGTTTGAAAAAGTCGATGCCGTACTGCTCGGTGTGATTGGCACGCAGGCAGACAAATGGGTGGCCGATCACTTTGGCCCGCAAGGTGACGTTCGCCAAGGGCAAGCGGGCACCGCCGTATACATTGAACCACACCGCTGGTTACTGGTGGTTGACGCGGCCAACGCCACAGCGCTTATCAATCAAGCCTCTGCGACCTTGCTTACCCATGAGTATTGGGATAAGTGGGATATTGATGCCGCATTACCCCGTATTGAGCAGGCCACCAGCGGCGAATTTATCCCGCAATCGTTAAACCTTCAGGCGCTGGATGCGATCAGCTTCACCAAAGGCTGTTACACCGGCCAAGAAACTGTGGCGCGAGCCAAGTATCGAGGCATGAACAAGCGTGCCATGTACAAACTCAGCGGCCAAGCCGAGCACACACCTGTTGCAGGCGATAAAATCGAACGCGCGGTGGGCGACAATTGGCGTTCAGGCGGGACAGTTATTGCTGGCTATCGCGATGTGAATGGTAATGCGAGCGTGTTAGCCGTACTACCAAATAACCTGGACGACGACACCGCTTTCCGCCTGGCTGAGTCTCCCTCACATGCATGGCACCATGAGCCACTCCCCTATTCACTCGATGATGACGACTGA
- a CDS encoding FAD assembly factor SdhE → MVNTEDKARIRWACRRGMLELDVLVMPYFEACYDTLNEQEKQDFVAFLESADPDLFAWLMGHGKPDDPKMKSVVDKVVAYNRSKLRT, encoded by the coding sequence ATGGTTAACACCGAGGATAAAGCGCGGATTCGTTGGGCATGTCGTCGTGGCATGTTAGAGCTGGATGTGTTGGTTATGCCTTATTTTGAAGCCTGCTACGACACGCTAAATGAACAAGAAAAGCAGGATTTTGTCGCATTTTTGGAAAGCGCAGATCCGGATTTGTTTGCGTGGTTGATGGGGCATGGTAAACCTGACGACCCCAAGATGAAGTCTGTTGTCGATAAGGTCGTCGCTTATAACCGCAGTAAGTTACGTACATAG
- a CDS encoding methyl-accepting chemotaxis protein, whose amino-acid sequence MNIKQKLLSLTLMSVLALLAVAAIAWKAETRLQKMHNQLTTVSDLEVILLNLRRNEKDFLARMDPKYLSRFDNNVDAFNQLLSDFRARSASLGLETATIDKVKSAMKGYASGFRDLGKGYQTLGLTPEQGIRGQMQNASKKMVAATQNDIVLESSARLLAADAKLFVQSSNLDYIDEYQSQMQELEDYLRGDLLALFQAHQAQVDQIVAQKKTLGLAADKGLLGQIRGKTHQVEEMFDVLSQEYEQAIEQALRQTVTFTGSAVLILALIMTVISLWMNRGIQQRIYRFSEQMAAITKQRDLTLRADENGRDEISLMAKDVNQMLASVQAMVVDVSRAIQALNHSAEQVESRTEATGSALSTQLDETTHAATAMNEMESTIRDIAGNTDQAAENARTSLSRAENGQKVVDDTKAMIMTLADTLSNTSNEVLELSKLSETIGSVLDVIKDISEQTNLLALNAAIEAARAGEQGRGFAVVADEVRQLATRTRESTDEISGIITSLQEQTQSVSERMEQSREDGETSVGKVEAASQELSQIMADMQNIMDMSTHIATAIEQQSSVAKEVNQNVHNIQDIAQNSTERANQNREAAHKVAEEAAHLERAVSEFKSE is encoded by the coding sequence ATGAATATTAAACAAAAACTTTTGTCACTCACCTTGATGTCGGTGTTGGCACTCCTCGCGGTGGCGGCGATTGCGTGGAAGGCGGAAACACGACTGCAAAAAATGCACAATCAGCTAACCACAGTCTCTGATCTTGAGGTGATATTGCTCAACTTACGCCGCAATGAGAAAGACTTTCTCGCGCGCATGGATCCTAAATACCTCTCCCGTTTTGATAATAATGTTGATGCGTTTAATCAGCTGCTGAGTGATTTCCGCGCCCGCAGTGCCTCTCTGGGGTTAGAGACCGCGACCATTGATAAAGTGAAAAGCGCGATGAAAGGATATGCTAGTGGGTTTCGTGATCTGGGTAAGGGCTACCAAACATTGGGGTTAACCCCTGAGCAGGGGATCCGCGGACAAATGCAAAACGCGAGCAAGAAAATGGTGGCAGCGACCCAAAATGACATTGTGCTGGAGAGTAGCGCTCGCCTGTTAGCCGCAGATGCCAAACTGTTTGTGCAAAGCAGTAACCTTGACTACATCGATGAATATCAAAGCCAAATGCAAGAGCTTGAAGATTACCTTCGTGGTGACCTACTGGCGTTGTTTCAAGCGCATCAGGCGCAAGTGGACCAAATTGTTGCCCAGAAAAAGACATTGGGGTTAGCGGCGGACAAAGGTTTGCTCGGACAAATTCGTGGCAAAACCCACCAAGTGGAAGAAATGTTTGATGTGCTAAGCCAAGAGTATGAGCAGGCCATCGAGCAAGCATTACGCCAAACCGTGACGTTTACTGGCTCGGCGGTATTGATACTGGCACTGATCATGACAGTGATTTCTTTATGGATGAACCGTGGCATTCAACAGCGTATTTACCGGTTCAGTGAGCAAATGGCCGCCATCACCAAGCAGCGGGATCTGACCTTGAGAGCGGATGAAAATGGGCGTGATGAGATCTCATTGATGGCTAAAGATGTCAATCAGATGCTCGCCAGTGTCCAGGCTATGGTGGTCGACGTGAGTCGCGCCATACAAGCGCTTAACCACAGTGCAGAGCAAGTTGAGTCGCGTACTGAAGCTACCGGGTCCGCATTGTCTACCCAGTTAGATGAAACCACCCATGCGGCGACCGCGATGAATGAGATGGAAAGTACGATTCGCGATATCGCGGGCAACACGGATCAGGCTGCGGAGAATGCGCGTACCAGTTTAAGTCGGGCCGAAAATGGACAAAAAGTGGTCGACGACACCAAGGCAATGATCATGACACTGGCAGACACGCTTAGTAATACCAGCAACGAGGTGCTTGAATTAAGTAAGCTGTCTGAAACCATCGGTTCAGTATTAGATGTGATTAAAGATATTTCTGAGCAAACCAACTTGCTGGCGCTTAACGCGGCGATTGAAGCGGCGCGCGCCGGTGAGCAAGGGCGTGGCTTTGCGGTGGTCGCTGATGAGGTGCGCCAGCTAGCGACCCGTACTCGTGAGTCGACCGATGAAATTTCTGGCATTATCACCTCGTTGCAAGAGCAAACCCAGTCGGTGTCTGAGCGTATGGAGCAAAGCCGAGAAGATGGGGAAACATCTGTGGGTAAAGTGGAAGCGGCCTCGCAAGAGCTATCGCAAATCATGGCCGATATGCAAAACATTATGGATATGAGCACCCACATTGCCACGGCGATCGAGCAACAAAGTTCGGTGGCGAAAGAAGTCAACCAAAACGTGCACAACATTCAAGATATCGCGCAAAACAGTACCGAACGCGCCAACCAGAACCGCGAAGCGGCACACAAGGTGGCCGAAGAAGCGGCGCACCTTGAGCGTGCAGTGAGCGAGTTTAAAAGCGAATAA
- the nadB gene encoding L-aspartate oxidase — MTTTTQEHQCDVLVIGSGAAGLSLALRLAPTHKVIVLSKGPLSEGATLYAQGGIAAVFDEQDSVESHVEDTQIAGAGICDTQVVDFIARNAKDCVQWLIDGGVPFDQEDSDDDTPRYHLTREGGHSHRRILHTADATGMAVQNSLQDNVRQHPNITLLERHNALDIITRKKVGLGGANHVLGAYIWNRNQEVVETVRTNYVVLATGGASKVYQYTSNPDVSSGDGIAMAWRAGCRVANLEFNQFHPTCLYHPDARNFLLTEALRGEGAHLKRPDGSRFMSDFDARGELAPRDVVARAIDYEMKRLGADCMYLDISHKDPDFVIKHFPTIYEKLKQYGIDLTKEPIPIVPAAHYTCGGVMVDKNGTTDLPGLYAIGEVSYTGLHGANRMASNSLLECVVYAWSAAEHIKAHSDHIEPHTALPPWDESQVICSDEEVVIQHNWHELRLFMWDYMGIVRSTKRLERALRRIELLKQETHEYYANFRVSNNLLELRNLLQVAELMVRCAMQRKESRGLHYTIDYPEPNEQSGPTVLTPDQPC, encoded by the coding sequence ATGACGACCACAACCCAGGAACATCAATGTGACGTGCTAGTTATCGGCAGTGGTGCCGCTGGCTTGTCACTGGCGCTCCGCTTAGCGCCAACCCACAAGGTGATTGTATTGAGCAAAGGCCCGCTCAGTGAAGGGGCCACGCTTTACGCACAGGGCGGTATTGCCGCGGTGTTTGACGAGCAAGACTCGGTCGAGTCTCATGTCGAAGATACCCAAATCGCGGGTGCAGGTATCTGCGATACCCAGGTCGTGGACTTTATTGCTCGCAATGCTAAAGATTGCGTGCAGTGGTTAATTGATGGCGGTGTTCCGTTCGATCAAGAAGATAGCGACGACGACACCCCTCGGTATCATTTAACCCGTGAAGGCGGCCATAGCCATCGCCGTATCTTGCATACCGCCGATGCCACCGGGATGGCCGTGCAAAACTCTCTGCAAGACAATGTCCGTCAGCACCCAAATATCACCCTGCTCGAACGGCACAATGCGCTGGATATCATCACCCGTAAAAAAGTCGGATTGGGTGGCGCTAACCACGTGCTCGGGGCCTACATCTGGAACCGAAACCAAGAAGTGGTTGAGACCGTGCGCACTAACTATGTGGTGCTCGCCACTGGCGGTGCTTCCAAAGTGTATCAATACACCTCTAACCCCGATGTGTCATCCGGTGATGGCATCGCCATGGCATGGCGGGCAGGTTGTCGCGTCGCCAACTTAGAATTCAACCAGTTTCATCCTACGTGCCTGTACCATCCAGACGCGCGCAACTTTTTGCTCACGGAAGCGTTACGCGGTGAAGGCGCACACTTAAAACGCCCAGATGGCTCACGCTTTATGTCAGACTTCGACGCACGCGGCGAGCTTGCCCCGCGTGATGTGGTGGCCCGAGCGATTGATTACGAGATGAAGCGCCTTGGCGCCGACTGCATGTATCTCGACATCAGCCACAAAGACCCTGACTTTGTGATCAAACACTTCCCCACCATTTACGAAAAGCTCAAACAATACGGCATCGATCTGACCAAAGAGCCGATCCCTATTGTCCCTGCCGCCCACTACACCTGTGGTGGCGTGATGGTGGATAAAAACGGCACCACAGACCTGCCCGGCTTATACGCGATTGGGGAAGTAAGCTACACCGGCTTGCATGGTGCCAACCGTATGGCCTCTAACTCGCTCCTAGAGTGTGTGGTGTATGCGTGGTCAGCGGCTGAACATATTAAAGCGCACTCAGACCATATCGAGCCCCATACCGCACTCCCCCCTTGGGATGAGAGTCAGGTCATTTGTTCTGACGAAGAAGTGGTGATCCAGCACAACTGGCATGAGTTACGTCTTTTTATGTGGGATTACATGGGCATTGTCCGCTCAACCAAACGGTTAGAACGAGCACTACGCCGTATCGAGCTGCTCAAGCAAGAAACACATGAGTACTATGCGAATTTCCGGGTCTCAAACAACCTGTTGGAATTACGTAACCTTTTACAGGTGGCAGAACTCATGGTTCGCTGTGCCATGCAACGCAAAGAAAGCCGAGGCCTTCACTACACCATTGATTACCCTGAGCCTAACGAGCAATCCGGTCCCACCGTGTTAACCCCGGACCAGCCCTGCTAG